A single genomic interval of Meleagris gallopavo isolate NT-WF06-2002-E0010 breed Aviagen turkey brand Nicholas breeding stock chromosome 6, Turkey_5.1, whole genome shotgun sequence harbors:
- the SEC61G gene encoding protein transport protein Sec61 subunit gamma: MDQVMQFVEPSRQFVKDSIRLVKRCTKPDRKEFQKIAMATAIGFAIMGFIGFFVKLIHIPINNIIVGG, encoded by the exons ATGGATCAGGTAATGCAATTTGTGGAACCCAGCCGTCAGTTTGTAAAAGACTCCATACGACTGGTTAAAAGGTGCACTAAGCCTGACAGGAAAG AATTCCAGAAGATTGCAATGGCAACAGCAATAGGCTTTGCAATAATGGGATTTATTGGCTTCTTTGTCAAGTTGATCCATATCCCAATCAACAACATTATTGT AGGCGGCTGA